The Candidatus Hydrogenedentota bacterium genome includes a window with the following:
- a CDS encoding sugar phosphate isomerase/epimerase family protein yields MRKRGAVCLFAVLILTGLTLACARTPLHAAAEQKPSEALTNRLACRLANYGKYQDAALSHLHNLGVRYVFMNVPAPADAETEMARLAEHGLKPLVMRGSTDLSKDASVEELGQQLAVCEKMGVKYMFLSAKRNDAPKEAVFDRLRRAGDIAAQHGVTIALETHPDLGTNGDVHLETMKAINHPNIRVNFDTANITYYNKNTDAVTELKKIIDYVATVEIKDHSGEFETWNFPAVGQGVVDVPGVLNVLREHTYAGPVTLEFEGIKGVELSELETKLAIAESIAYIRSLGCFE; encoded by the coding sequence ATGCGTAAGAGGGGAGCAGTCTGTTTATTCGCGGTGTTGATCCTGACCGGGCTGACGCTGGCTTGCGCGAGAACGCCGTTGCATGCCGCCGCTGAGCAGAAGCCGTCTGAGGCGCTTACGAACCGCTTGGCGTGCCGGCTGGCGAACTACGGGAAATACCAGGATGCAGCCCTGTCTCATCTGCACAATCTTGGCGTGCGGTACGTGTTTATGAACGTGCCTGCCCCCGCGGATGCCGAGACGGAGATGGCGCGTCTGGCAGAGCATGGCCTGAAACCCCTGGTCATGCGCGGCAGCACCGACCTTTCGAAGGATGCGAGCGTGGAAGAGCTCGGACAGCAACTTGCCGTATGCGAGAAGATGGGCGTGAAATACATGTTTCTTTCGGCAAAACGCAACGATGCGCCCAAAGAAGCCGTGTTCGACCGGCTGCGGCGCGCGGGCGATATCGCGGCCCAGCACGGCGTCACCATCGCGCTCGAAACCCATCCCGACCTCGGGACCAACGGCGACGTGCACCTCGAAACCATGAAGGCCATTAATCATCCCAACATACGGGTCAATTTCGACACCGCCAACATCACCTACTACAACAAGAATACCGACGCGGTAACCGAATTGAAGAAGATCATCGACTATGTCGCCACGGTCGAGATCAAAGACCATTCGGGGGAGTTCGAGACCTGGAACTTCCCTGCTGTGGGCCAGGGTGTCGTAGACGTGCCTGGAGTGCTCAACGTGCTTCGCGAGCACACGTATGCGGGGCCGGTTACGCTTGAATTCGAGGGGATCAAAGGGGTCGAGCTGAGCGAGCTCGAGACCAAGCTGGCAATCGCCGAGTCGATCGCGTATATCCGGTCGCTCGGCTGTTTCGAGTAG
- a CDS encoding DegT/DnrJ/EryC1/StrS aminotransferase family protein codes for MKRFRGKESRSMSRRTFLRNTGAAAAGATVGGCTTLGSSASTAVLSREALAMDGGAASVTVPKETIAAATKWPRFGETEKQAVWEVLDLSASTVYRDLPVLEQEWREYHDVPYAKAHYNGTSTLTSMFFALNLPPGSEIMVPSYTFFATILPMRFFDYVPIFIDIDPRTACFDLEDAAKKLTPNTKAMVPMHSWGLPCNMDQICAFAKEHGLIVCEDAAHAHGASLQGKKMGAWGDMAIFSFQATKVLPAIEGGMGNYQTQEYYERAAAFGHYEDPPKFPENSPYRKYNGTGFGQKYRIHPIAAVLARKQLAVLDERNAAVRARVRALNGRITQLAGLSEPYCRDDMERVYYSVNMLFLDEAKAGFTREQVLKALRAEGVSASSGAYPEQHKFNIYSEEQWWHHKPDVPKSLPGCEQVNRSCIYLPLFYEDLPEVTEQYVRAFEKVWAHRKEIGKA; via the coding sequence ATGAAACGTTTTCGGGGGAAAGAAAGCAGAAGCATGTCGAGGCGGACGTTCCTGCGTAACACGGGAGCCGCCGCCGCAGGCGCCACTGTTGGCGGGTGCACAACCCTGGGCTCATCCGCATCCACGGCGGTCCTAAGCAGGGAAGCGCTGGCAATGGACGGCGGAGCCGCATCGGTAACCGTCCCCAAGGAGACGATTGCCGCCGCCACCAAATGGCCGCGCTTTGGCGAGACCGAGAAACAGGCGGTCTGGGAGGTCCTCGATCTTTCAGCGAGCACGGTGTACCGCGACCTGCCTGTTCTCGAACAGGAATGGCGAGAATATCACGATGTTCCGTACGCAAAGGCGCACTACAACGGGACAAGTACGCTTACATCGATGTTCTTCGCGCTCAATCTGCCTCCCGGAAGCGAGATTATGGTGCCGTCGTACACCTTCTTCGCCACTATCCTTCCCATGCGGTTCTTCGATTACGTGCCCATCTTCATCGATATTGATCCGCGTACCGCATGTTTCGATCTTGAGGATGCCGCCAAGAAGCTCACGCCAAACACCAAAGCCATGGTCCCGATGCATTCGTGGGGGCTTCCCTGCAATATGGACCAGATCTGCGCGTTTGCGAAGGAGCATGGGCTGATTGTCTGCGAAGACGCCGCGCATGCCCACGGTGCGTCGCTTCAGGGCAAGAAGATGGGCGCGTGGGGGGATATGGCCATTTTCAGTTTTCAGGCGACCAAAGTACTTCCGGCCATCGAAGGGGGAATGGGCAATTACCAGACCCAGGAGTATTACGAACGCGCGGCGGCCTTCGGCCACTATGAAGACCCGCCGAAGTTCCCTGAGAATAGCCCATACCGCAAGTACAACGGGACCGGTTTCGGGCAGAAGTACCGCATTCACCCGATTGCCGCCGTGCTGGCGCGCAAACAGCTCGCCGTGCTGGACGAACGCAACGCGGCGGTGCGTGCCCGGGTGCGCGCGTTGAACGGCCGGATTACCCAGCTTGCCGGATTGAGCGAGCCGTATTGCCGGGACGATATGGAACGTGTGTATTATTCCGTGAATATGCTTTTCCTGGACGAAGCGAAGGCCGGGTTTACGCGAGAACAGGTTCTGAAGGCGCTTCGGGCCGAAGGTGTGAGCGCGTCGTCGGGCGCCTATCCCGAGCAGCATAAGTTCAATATATACTCGGAAGAGCAATGGTGGCACCACAAGCCGGACGTGCCCAAGTCGCTCCCCGGGTGTGAGCAAGTGAACCGCTCGTGCATCTATTTACCGTTGTTTTACGAGGATTTGCCTGAGGTAACGGAGCAATATGTCCGCGCGTTCGAAAAAGTGTGGGCGCACCGTAAGGAAATCGGCAAAGCATAG